From Streptomyces griseorubiginosus, one genomic window encodes:
- a CDS encoding nitrate- and nitrite sensing domain-containing protein: protein MAVHARASKRQGRREPRAGRQPALRTVLLVLALVPIVTLVALWAVDSAQLYTDWRRQQDRNDVSTQAARPVLGAFFSLQEERRLSEATLADPAAYRKQLSAQRARTDAAVKAVEALPDSGWNAPADIRGDVVDLGRALRSLAGYRDGVDGRTASPQRTFDDYTGLISRHLKVFNTLSTVGLPGIDHLVRPVIDEDWGAEMISREDALLTRASVSGKLTGDERAQLAAWIGAQQFIYDDKVVPLLSDDEARQFRKLMAGSAWKKKTAVEQAVLAGSATGGDTDRFSKDLGRNWRDSVQQVYAQLQERNASYAKTLTDATDKQLRSMETRLIVTSVTNAVAVLVVALITALFTRMLRRRISALRTAALDLQTRLPDVVARLRRGEVVDQDAELPAIQHGGDELGQLGRALNLARHTALDTTVTQVGQLHGFEKLLQRIARRTQLLIGLQMKKLSELERKHEDPEVLEDLFDLDHLTARLRRYEENLVILGGGQPQRRWRKPVLVLDVLRSAQSEVQDYRRIQIEVQGRVWLSERAVGLVIHVLAELMENAVGFSRPPTPVEVYAAQVGRGLAVEIEDRGVGMDAEQYEAVNRMMADPPRMDVMSRADDVRLGLYVVARLAQGLGIQVELRPSAFGGTRVVVLIPDELVVIDDSAPVEEIVSSWPPAPAPVPDPVTSDVESAPVAAVQGPEPRVRRPATTGAPPGAAALRERLQNGSGRPRPVPRQFRAPGPGDGPAPGDGADPVTPPRRRLPSQPFGPAPVHAASAQPTPAHPTPVHSTPDHPAPGHSTRPDHPAPHSMTPGHQAPAALGAPARTAGPDVIRPLPKRVRQASLADELRDPDAAVRPSSDEREAGPRPTPARSGATIGAFQRQSRMARRTTPTADRGPADALPTRRSSPTED from the coding sequence GTGGCAGTGCATGCCCGAGCGTCGAAGAGACAGGGCCGACGGGAACCCCGAGCCGGACGCCAGCCGGCCCTGCGGACGGTCCTGCTCGTGCTGGCCCTGGTGCCCATCGTGACCCTGGTGGCGCTGTGGGCGGTCGACTCCGCACAGCTCTACACCGACTGGCGACGCCAGCAGGACCGCAACGACGTGTCCACGCAGGCCGCCCGGCCGGTGCTGGGCGCCTTCTTCAGCCTCCAGGAGGAACGACGGCTGAGCGAGGCGACTCTGGCCGACCCCGCTGCGTACCGGAAGCAGCTGAGCGCCCAGCGGGCCCGCACCGACGCGGCCGTCAAAGCCGTAGAGGCGTTGCCCGACAGCGGGTGGAACGCGCCGGCCGACATCCGCGGCGACGTCGTCGACCTGGGCAGAGCTCTGCGGAGCCTGGCCGGCTACCGCGACGGCGTCGACGGGCGAACCGCCTCGCCGCAGCGGACGTTCGACGACTACACGGGTCTGATCTCCCGGCACCTGAAGGTGTTCAACACGCTCAGCACCGTCGGCCTGCCCGGCATCGACCACCTGGTGCGCCCGGTCATCGACGAGGACTGGGGCGCCGAGATGATCTCGCGCGAGGACGCGCTGCTCACCCGCGCCTCGGTGAGCGGCAAACTCACCGGTGACGAGCGGGCACAGCTCGCCGCCTGGATCGGCGCCCAGCAGTTCATCTACGACGACAAGGTCGTGCCGCTGCTCTCGGACGACGAGGCGCGGCAGTTCCGCAAGCTCATGGCGGGCAGCGCCTGGAAGAAGAAGACCGCCGTCGAACAGGCCGTGCTGGCGGGCTCCGCCACCGGCGGCGACACGGACCGCTTCTCCAAGGACCTCGGGCGGAACTGGCGCGACAGCGTCCAGCAGGTCTACGCACAACTCCAGGAGCGAAACGCCTCCTACGCGAAGACCCTCACGGACGCCACCGACAAGCAGTTGCGGTCGATGGAGACCCGGCTGATCGTCACGAGCGTCACCAACGCCGTAGCCGTGCTCGTGGTCGCCCTGATCACCGCCCTGTTCACCCGCATGCTGCGCCGCAGGATCTCCGCCCTGCGCACCGCCGCCCTGGACCTGCAGACCCGGCTGCCGGACGTGGTGGCCCGCCTGCGCCGGGGCGAGGTCGTCGACCAGGACGCCGAACTCCCGGCGATCCAGCACGGCGGAGACGAGCTCGGACAGCTGGGCCGGGCCCTCAACCTCGCCCGCCACACCGCCCTCGACACCACGGTGACCCAGGTGGGCCAGCTCCACGGCTTCGAGAAGCTCCTCCAGCGCATCGCCCGCCGCACCCAGCTGCTCATCGGCCTCCAGATGAAGAAGCTCAGCGAACTGGAGCGCAAGCACGAGGACCCCGAGGTCCTGGAAGACCTCTTCGACCTCGACCACCTCACCGCCCGCCTGCGCCGCTACGAGGAGAACCTCGTCATCCTCGGCGGCGGTCAGCCCCAACGGCGCTGGCGCAAACCGGTGTTGGTGCTGGACGTGCTGCGGTCCGCACAGAGCGAGGTGCAGGACTACCGGCGGATCCAGATCGAGGTGCAGGGCCGCGTCTGGCTCTCCGAGCGCGCCGTCGGCCTCGTCATCCACGTCCTGGCCGAGCTGATGGAGAACGCGGTCGGCTTCTCCCGGCCGCCGACTCCCGTGGAGGTGTACGCCGCCCAGGTCGGCCGGGGTCTCGCGGTGGAGATCGAGGACCGCGGAGTGGGCATGGACGCCGAGCAGTACGAGGCGGTCAACCGGATGATGGCCGACCCGCCCCGCATGGACGTGATGTCGCGGGCCGACGACGTGAGGCTCGGCCTGTACGTCGTCGCCCGGCTCGCGCAGGGGCTCGGCATCCAGGTGGAGCTGCGGCCCTCGGCGTTCGGCGGGACGCGGGTGGTCGTCCTCATCCCGGACGAACTGGTCGTCATCGACGACTCCGCGCCCGTCGAGGAGATCGTGAGCTCCTGGCCGCCCGCGCCGGCGCCCGTGCCCGATCCTGTGACGTCGGACGTCGAGTCGGCTCCGGTCGCGGCGGTCCAGGGCCCGGAACCGCGTGTCCGACGGCCGGCCACGACCGGTGCACCGCCCGGCGCGGCCGCGCTGCGGGAGAGGCTGCAGAACGGCTCAGGGCGGCCCCGTCCCGTACCGCGTCAGTTCCGTGCGCCGGGCCCGGGCGACGGTCCGGCCCCGGGTGACGGTGCGGACCCGGTCACCCCACCGCGCCGACGCCTCCCGTCCCAGCCGTTCGGCCCGGCACCGGTCCATGCGGCATCGGCCCAGCCCACGCCGGCCCACCCCACCCCGGTCCACTCGACGCCGGACCATCCGGCACCAGGGCATTCGACGAGGCCGGACCATCCGGCACCGCATTCGATGACGCCGGGTCATCAGGCACCGGCCGCCCTCGGCGCACCAGCCCGGACCGCCGGCCCGGACGTGATACGACCGCTGCCCAAACGCGTGCGCCAGGCCAGCCTCGCCGACGAACTGCGTGACCCCGACGCGGCCGTACGGCCCTCCTCGGACGAGCGGGAGGCCGGGCCTCGGCCCACCCCGGCCCGCTCCGGCGCCACCATCGGCGCCTTCCAACGCCAGTCCCGGATGGCCCGGCGTACGACCCCCACGGCAGACCGCGGCCCCGCCGACGCCCTGCCGACCCGCAGAAGTTCCCCGACGGAAGACTGA
- a CDS encoding aldehyde dehydrogenase family protein: protein MVTVDVKLHQERAEQDLPRPRLVIGGKDLHDTSGGLYEHVNPATGLVQALVPLAGPAEVDRAVAAARQAFEVWGPMRPAERRRLLTRFAQLLREHIQDFAAICPLENGVCIGGWAENVGPHVAEWTEYYAGWADKIEGMVGAAYSPHENVEYTLAEPYGVIGHIITWNSPALSLAMKVPPSLAAGNTVVIKPAESTPFSALLFADLAREAGIPDGVINVVTGLGDAGEALVTHPGVDKISFTGGPATARRIMASAAQSLKPVLFELGGKSANLLFADTDLDTVVPYCAAFAMSNTGQGCALPTRLLVERPIYDEVVARVTGVVAHLPVGDPLDPTTYIGPLINSAARDRVQDVIDKAVERGAGRLVFGGERIDSDGCFVPPTVFADVDNKSDLAQREIFGPVLALTPFDTEEEAVALANDTEYGLSAYIQSRDIARVNRLVPRLKAGTVYVNPGPNPITSPATPFGGVGISGFGREGGRAGLEEFIHVKGVGVGRV, encoded by the coding sequence GTGGTCACGGTCGATGTGAAGCTGCACCAGGAACGGGCCGAGCAGGACCTGCCCCGCCCCCGGCTCGTGATCGGCGGCAAGGACCTGCACGACACCAGCGGCGGGCTGTACGAGCACGTCAACCCCGCCACCGGACTCGTCCAGGCCCTCGTCCCGCTCGCCGGGCCCGCCGAGGTGGACCGGGCCGTGGCCGCCGCCCGGCAGGCCTTCGAGGTGTGGGGGCCCATGCGGCCCGCCGAGCGCCGCCGACTGCTCACCCGCTTCGCGCAGCTCCTGCGCGAGCACATCCAGGACTTCGCGGCCATCTGTCCGCTGGAGAACGGCGTCTGCATCGGCGGCTGGGCGGAGAACGTCGGACCGCACGTCGCCGAGTGGACCGAGTACTACGCGGGCTGGGCCGACAAGATCGAGGGCATGGTCGGGGCCGCCTACAGCCCGCACGAGAACGTCGAGTACACCCTCGCCGAGCCGTACGGCGTCATCGGCCACATCATCACCTGGAACTCTCCCGCGCTCTCCCTGGCGATGAAGGTCCCGCCCTCGCTCGCCGCGGGGAACACCGTGGTCATCAAGCCGGCCGAGTCCACGCCGTTCTCCGCCCTGCTCTTCGCCGACCTGGCCCGCGAGGCGGGCATCCCCGACGGCGTGATCAACGTCGTCACCGGACTCGGCGACGCGGGCGAGGCCCTGGTGACCCACCCCGGGGTCGACAAGATCTCCTTCACGGGCGGTCCGGCCACCGCGCGCCGCATCATGGCGTCCGCGGCCCAGAGCCTCAAGCCCGTCCTGTTCGAGCTGGGCGGCAAGTCCGCCAACCTGCTCTTCGCCGACACCGACCTGGACACCGTCGTGCCGTACTGCGCGGCCTTCGCCATGAGCAACACCGGCCAGGGCTGCGCGCTGCCCACCCGCCTGCTGGTCGAGCGCCCGATCTACGACGAGGTGGTCGCCCGGGTCACCGGGGTCGTCGCCCACCTGCCGGTCGGCGATCCGCTCGACCCGACGACCTACATCGGGCCGCTGATCAACAGTGCCGCCCGCGACCGCGTCCAGGACGTCATCGACAAGGCGGTCGAGCGCGGCGCGGGACGGCTCGTGTTCGGCGGTGAACGCATCGACTCCGACGGCTGCTTCGTCCCCCCGACCGTCTTCGCCGACGTCGACAACAAGAGCGACCTCGCCCAGCGGGAGATCTTCGGCCCGGTCCTCGCCCTCACCCCGTTCGACACGGAGGAGGAGGCCGTCGCCCTCGCCAACGACACCGAGTACGGCCTGTCCGCCTACATCCAGTCCCGCGACATAGCCCGCGTGAACCGTCTGGTGCCGCGCCTGAAGGCCGGGACGGTCTACGTGAACCCCGGCCCGAACCCGATCACCTCACCTGCCACACCTTTCGGGGGCGTCGGCATCAGCGGGTTCGGACGGGAAGGCGGCAGGGCCGGACTGGAGGAGTTCATCCACGTCAAGGGCGTCGGCGTCGGCCGCGTCTGA
- a CDS encoding LLM class F420-dependent oxidoreductase — protein MKVDGKLNVWSTAEVVEEARHHEKVGYDGLWASESKHDPFLPLTLAAEHTDRLEVGTAIAVAFARSPMQLAYTAHDLQTYAGGRFSLGLGSQIKPHIERRFAMPWSRPAARMREYVSALHAIWAAWNEGERLNFRGDFYSHTLMSPFFSPPPATGGAPKVFVAAVGSAMTRVAGEVADGLLAHGFTTERYLREVTLPTVEAGLAASGRTRSDFSVSHLLLTATGRTEEEMARAIDGTRGQIAFYGSTPAYRGVLELHGWGELGDELHALSTSRREDKWEAMTRLVDDEVLHTFAVVAEPERVAGEIRRRYGALVDRVSFYTAYEIDAEVWEPIVAELRES, from the coding sequence ATGAAGGTCGACGGCAAGCTCAACGTGTGGAGCACCGCGGAGGTCGTGGAGGAGGCCAGGCACCACGAGAAGGTGGGCTACGACGGCCTGTGGGCCTCGGAGTCCAAGCACGACCCCTTCCTGCCGCTGACGCTGGCCGCCGAGCACACCGACCGCCTCGAGGTGGGCACCGCCATCGCGGTGGCCTTCGCCCGCTCCCCCATGCAACTCGCGTACACCGCGCACGACTTGCAGACGTATGCCGGCGGGCGGTTCTCGCTCGGCCTCGGCAGCCAGATCAAACCGCACATCGAGCGGCGTTTCGCCATGCCGTGGAGCCGGCCGGCGGCCCGGATGCGGGAGTACGTGAGCGCGCTGCACGCCATCTGGGCCGCCTGGAACGAGGGCGAACGGCTCAACTTCCGCGGGGACTTCTACTCGCACACGCTGATGTCGCCGTTCTTCTCTCCCCCGCCCGCGACCGGAGGGGCGCCCAAGGTCTTCGTGGCCGCTGTCGGGTCGGCGATGACGCGGGTGGCCGGCGAGGTGGCCGACGGGCTGCTCGCGCACGGCTTCACCACGGAGCGCTATCTGCGCGAGGTCACGCTGCCGACCGTCGAGGCCGGGCTGGCCGCGTCGGGCCGTACGCGCTCCGATTTCTCCGTCTCCCACCTGCTGCTGACAGCGACCGGCCGCACCGAGGAGGAGATGGCCCGCGCGATCGACGGCACCCGCGGGCAGATCGCCTTCTACGGCAGCACGCCCGCCTACCGGGGCGTCCTGGAGCTGCACGGCTGGGGCGAACTCGGCGACGAACTGCACGCGTTGTCGACGTCCCGGCGCGAGGACAAGTGGGAGGCGATGACCCGGCTCGTCGACGACGAGGTGCTCCACACCTTCGCCGTGGTCGCGGAGCCGGAGCGGGTCGCGGGCGAGATCCGGCGCCGGTACGGGGCGCTGGTCGACCGGGTGTCCTTCTACACCGCGTACGAGATCGACGCCGAGGTGTGGGAGCCGATCGTGGCGGAGCTCCGCGAGAGCTGA
- a CDS encoding GTP-binding protein, translating to MVSVDSDFTSRTVGAAPAAVKILVAGGFGVGKTTLVGAVSEVAPLRTEEYLTVASVGVDDVEGVERKTTTTVAMDFGRIMVSPRLVVYLFGTPGQERFWFMWNDLVHGALGAVVLADTRRLESSFASIDFFESRRIPFVVGVNCFHGRRDRDEGEVREALDLDPEVPLMMGDMRERSVGRDLLLSLADHLIRTNSIT from the coding sequence ATGGTCTCCGTAGACTCTGACTTCACCTCACGCACCGTCGGCGCCGCTCCCGCGGCCGTCAAGATCCTCGTGGCCGGCGGCTTCGGCGTCGGCAAGACGACCCTCGTCGGCGCGGTCAGCGAGGTGGCTCCGCTGCGCACCGAGGAGTACCTCACCGTGGCCAGTGTCGGCGTCGACGACGTCGAGGGTGTCGAGCGCAAGACCACGACCACCGTCGCCATGGACTTCGGCCGCATCATGGTCAGCCCCCGGCTGGTGGTCTACCTCTTCGGCACGCCCGGGCAGGAGCGCTTCTGGTTCATGTGGAACGACCTCGTGCACGGCGCCCTGGGCGCGGTCGTCCTCGCCGACACCCGCAGACTGGAGAGCAGCTTCGCCTCCATCGACTTCTTCGAGAGCCGGCGCATCCCCTTCGTGGTGGGCGTCAACTGCTTCCACGGCCGCCGGGACCGGGACGAGGGCGAGGTCCGCGAGGCGCTCGACCTCGACCCCGAAGTCCCGCTGATGATGGGCGACATGCGGGAACGGTCGGTCGGCCGCGACCTGCTGCTGTCCCTGGCCGACCATCTCATCCGGACGAACTCGATAACCTAG
- a CDS encoding AMP-binding protein, which yields MNPARRLTFGDLIREHRRSYPDGVALVDGDTRLTWPQLDERTNRLANALTDAGVGPGDRILWLGQNSFRIWELLGAAAKTGAMVCPGYWRWAAPEMAFAVEDFDPRVIVWQDEEIGDTVAKARAELGTDHRALWLRHDTDGPDSYESFLASGAPEDPAVDVDPDSALLVIYTAAISGRQSGSMLSHRNLLAMGASSAWMGDIGAEAAFLGAGPMFHIGNYQFWGVPAFVHGGKNVIVRRVVAEELLPLLAAEKCTHAYLMPPTIAQLVALNREAGHDLSHLRASVAAPLWQGTVPTDTSRFTRNGGGEGRGYGQTEVTGFAVTGAYGGTGTGNAGRPGPFTAVRVLDSAGEECATGVAGEICVRGDLVHLGYWNRPEINEERFRFGWWHTTDLGRREADGTISFLGTTTRMLKSAAENIFPAEVENCIEAHPAVKEAAVIGVPNERWAQDVKAVVVLHQDAGDVTAADVIEHCRARIASYKKPKTVEFVDALPRTKDYAKDYEVLDERFGGGGYPGGDTLGAGR from the coding sequence GTGAATCCCGCCCGCCGCCTGACGTTCGGCGACCTCATCCGCGAACACCGCAGGTCCTACCCGGACGGCGTCGCCCTCGTCGACGGCGACACCCGGCTGACCTGGCCCCAGCTCGACGAGCGCACCAACCGCCTCGCCAACGCCCTCACCGACGCGGGCGTCGGCCCCGGTGACCGCATCCTGTGGCTGGGCCAGAACTCCTTCCGCATCTGGGAGCTGCTGGGCGCCGCGGCGAAGACCGGCGCCATGGTCTGCCCCGGCTACTGGCGCTGGGCCGCTCCCGAAATGGCCTTCGCCGTCGAGGACTTCGACCCCAGGGTCATCGTCTGGCAGGACGAGGAGATCGGCGACACCGTCGCCAAGGCACGGGCCGAACTGGGCACCGACCACCGGGCGTTGTGGCTGCGCCACGACACCGACGGGCCCGACTCCTACGAGTCCTTCCTGGCTTCCGGTGCACCCGAGGACCCGGCGGTGGACGTCGACCCGGACTCCGCGCTGCTGGTCATCTACACCGCGGCGATCTCCGGACGGCAGTCCGGCTCGATGCTCTCGCACCGCAACCTGCTGGCCATGGGCGCCAGTTCCGCCTGGATGGGGGACATCGGCGCGGAGGCCGCCTTCCTCGGCGCGGGGCCGATGTTCCACATCGGCAACTACCAGTTCTGGGGCGTACCGGCCTTCGTCCACGGCGGCAAGAACGTCATCGTGCGCCGCGTGGTCGCCGAGGAACTGCTACCGCTGCTCGCGGCGGAGAAGTGCACCCACGCCTATCTGATGCCGCCGACCATCGCGCAACTCGTCGCCCTGAACCGCGAGGCCGGCCACGACCTCTCCCACCTGCGGGCGAGCGTCGCCGCCCCCCTGTGGCAGGGCACCGTGCCCACCGACACCAGCCGCTTCACCCGCAACGGCGGCGGTGAGGGCCGCGGCTACGGGCAGACCGAGGTGACCGGCTTCGCCGTGACCGGCGCCTACGGCGGCACGGGCACCGGCAACGCGGGACGCCCCGGCCCCTTCACCGCCGTACGCGTCCTCGACAGCGCCGGCGAGGAGTGCGCGACCGGGGTGGCCGGTGAGATCTGCGTCCGCGGTGACCTCGTGCACCTCGGCTACTGGAACCGGCCCGAGATCAACGAGGAGCGCTTCCGTTTCGGCTGGTGGCACACCACCGACCTCGGCCGGCGCGAGGCCGACGGCACGATCAGCTTCCTCGGCACGACCACCCGGATGCTCAAGTCGGCGGCCGAGAACATCTTCCCGGCCGAGGTCGAGAACTGTATCGAGGCGCACCCCGCGGTGAAGGAGGCCGCCGTGATCGGCGTCCCCAACGAGCGCTGGGCGCAGGACGTCAAGGCGGTCGTCGTGCTCCACCAGGACGCGGGAGACGTCACGGCGGCGGACGTCATCGAGCACTGCCGGGCGCGGATCGCCTCGTACAAGAAACCGAAGACGGTGGAGTTCGTCGACGCCCTGCCCCGCACGAAGGACTACGCCAAGGACTACGAGGTGCTCGACGAGCGCTTCGGCGGGGGCGGTTACCCGGGCGGCGACACGCTCGGCGCGGGACGATGA
- a CDS encoding Zn-ribbon domain-containing OB-fold protein: protein MNRPAPVPTELSRPFWEAARRGELVVPQCPACGLRFFAPEPACPGCLSREWRYAPSAGRGTVYSVTVVHRAPGPGFDAPFALAVVDLDDGGTLLTHVDAGDPDHVLIGLRVRVDFRALTDEITLPYFVPES, encoded by the coding sequence ATGAACCGGCCCGCCCCCGTCCCCACCGAGCTGTCCCGGCCGTTCTGGGAGGCCGCCCGGCGCGGGGAGCTCGTCGTGCCGCAGTGCCCGGCCTGCGGCCTGCGCTTCTTCGCCCCCGAACCGGCCTGCCCCGGCTGTCTGTCACGGGAGTGGCGGTACGCGCCGAGTGCGGGCCGCGGGACCGTCTACTCGGTGACCGTCGTGCACCGGGCACCCGGCCCCGGCTTCGACGCGCCCTTCGCGCTGGCCGTCGTCGACCTGGACGACGGGGGCACCCTGCTCACGCACGTGGACGCGGGCGACCCCGACCACGTGCTCATCGGGCTGCGCGTCCGGGTGGACTTCCGCGCCCTCACCGACGAGATCACGCTGCCGTACTTCGTACCGGAGAGCTGA
- a CDS encoding roadblock/LC7 domain-containing protein: MTLRTTATFQDLDWLLDGLVEQVPGTRHAIVLSDDGLVVSQSSTIARGDAERLAAVATGQQSLARGVGTLFDGGPVHQVIVELADLWLFISAAGRGTHLAVVASQEVDAELMAVAMHTLMQQVGQRLGAEARVVLPTLEGGVRE; encoded by the coding sequence ATGACGCTGCGCACGACCGCCACATTTCAGGACCTCGACTGGCTGCTGGACGGCCTGGTCGAACAGGTCCCGGGCACCCGGCACGCCATCGTGCTGTCCGACGACGGCCTGGTGGTGAGCCAGTCCAGCACCATCGCCCGGGGCGACGCGGAGCGCCTCGCCGCCGTGGCCACCGGTCAGCAGAGCCTGGCCCGCGGGGTCGGCACGCTCTTCGACGGGGGGCCGGTCCACCAGGTCATCGTCGAGCTGGCCGACCTGTGGCTGTTCATCTCGGCCGCCGGCCGCGGCACCCACCTGGCGGTCGTGGCCTCCCAGGAGGTGGACGCGGAACTCATGGCCGTCGCCATGCACACGCTCATGCAGCAGGTCGGCCAGCGCCTCGGCGCGGAGGCACGCGTCGTCCTGCCCACCCTCGAGGGCGGTGTACGTGAGTGA
- a CDS encoding DUF742 domain-containing protein: MSHWTDGLEPDDADAQSVRPYTITQGRTAPGRDDLTLITLVTTVEPEVAGRSSRGLQPEHRAILRQCRTPAAVAEIAAGLDLPISVAKILIDDLVALGRATTRPPLAVAAGSAVDMNLLRAVRDGLRRL; the protein is encoded by the coding sequence GTGAGCCACTGGACGGACGGCCTGGAGCCGGACGACGCGGACGCCCAGTCCGTGCGGCCCTACACGATCACCCAGGGCCGCACTGCCCCGGGCCGTGACGACCTCACCCTGATCACCCTCGTCACGACCGTCGAACCGGAGGTCGCGGGCCGCTCCTCGCGCGGTCTGCAACCCGAACACCGCGCCATCCTGCGGCAGTGCCGTACGCCGGCGGCGGTGGCCGAGATCGCCGCCGGCCTGGACCTGCCGATCTCGGTGGCCAAGATACTGATCGACGACCTGGTCGCCCTGGGCAGGGCGACCACCCGTCCGCCGCTCGCAGTAGCGGCAGGAAGCGCCGTGGACATGAACCTGCTCAGGGCGGTGAGAGATGGTCTCCGTAGACTCTGA
- a CDS encoding thiolase family protein has protein sequence MNPADRRLPVVVGVYATEQALSLPDRDAMDLALEAVTGAVADAGLTPADVDGAQVDWPGPGGVPGEGSSWARLFGRDLRWTSDSMLDNAGSRGLLKAAAAIRAGFADTVVVGGCKLVSRGTGPVGAGVALEFADVWGSYVVAQFALVAARHMHEYGTTSRQLAEVAATIRNNGTTNPEAMMYGRGPYTAEDVLASRMVATPFHLLDCCIVGEGGAALVVTTAERARDLPHPPVAVLGGGMEYHQAAYANPALHREVGGLGRDAANRAYAMAGVSPHDVDVFSLYDPNSFEIIRQLEILGLCGEGEGGPLAASGAIAVGGKYPVNPDGGCLSYAWNGTQQMTLKVVEAVRQLRGTAVHQVEGAELAVVGNAGSGAQHYEMSVLGRTR, from the coding sequence ATGAACCCCGCGGACCGCCGCCTGCCGGTCGTCGTCGGTGTGTACGCCACCGAACAGGCGCTGTCCCTCCCGGACCGGGACGCCATGGACCTCGCGCTGGAAGCGGTGACCGGCGCCGTCGCGGACGCCGGGCTGACACCCGCCGACGTCGACGGAGCCCAGGTCGACTGGCCCGGCCCGGGCGGCGTGCCCGGCGAGGGCAGCTCCTGGGCCCGCCTGTTCGGCCGGGACCTGCGCTGGACGAGCGACTCCATGCTCGACAACGCCGGCTCGCGGGGCCTGCTGAAAGCGGCGGCGGCGATCCGTGCCGGGTTCGCGGACACCGTCGTCGTCGGCGGCTGCAAGCTGGTCTCGCGCGGGACGGGGCCCGTCGGGGCCGGGGTGGCGCTGGAGTTCGCCGATGTGTGGGGCAGCTATGTCGTCGCCCAGTTCGCGCTGGTGGCGGCACGGCACATGCACGAGTACGGCACGACTTCGCGCCAGCTCGCGGAGGTCGCCGCCACCATCCGCAACAACGGCACCACCAACCCGGAGGCGATGATGTACGGGCGCGGCCCGTACACCGCCGAGGACGTGCTCGCCTCCCGCATGGTGGCCACCCCCTTCCACCTGCTGGACTGCTGCATCGTCGGCGAGGGCGGCGCCGCGCTCGTCGTGACCACCGCCGAGCGGGCCCGGGACCTGCCGCACCCGCCCGTCGCCGTGCTCGGTGGCGGCATGGAGTACCACCAGGCCGCGTACGCCAACCCGGCCCTGCACCGGGAGGTCGGCGGACTCGGCCGCGACGCCGCGAACCGCGCGTACGCCATGGCCGGTGTGAGCCCGCACGACGTGGACGTGTTCTCGCTCTACGACCCCAACTCCTTCGAGATCATCCGGCAGTTGGAGATCCTCGGACTGTGCGGGGAGGGCGAGGGCGGTCCGCTGGCCGCGAGCGGGGCCATCGCCGTCGGCGGCAAGTACCCCGTCAACCCGGACGGCGGCTGTCTGTCCTACGCGTGGAACGGCACCCAGCAGATGACGCTCAAAGTCGTCGAAGCCGTACGGCAGTTGCGCGGCACGGCGGTGCATCAGGTCGAGGGCGCGGAACTGGCCGTCGTGGGCAACGCCGGCTCCGGCGCGCAGCACTACGAGATGAGCGTGCTGGGGAGGACGCGATGA
- a CDS encoding FadR/GntR family transcriptional regulator — protein MSETGRRGGGGLGGVQVRVPKMAELVAARLRRMIVRGELAEGDALPSETALMEEFAVSRPTLREAFRVLESESLITVRRGARGGARVQVPEGTVAARYAGVVLEYRGTTLKDVYDARTVIEAPCAGLLAERRTDEDLRRLRDAVDEAEGLMDDPSAFIRAHMEFHALVVELAGNETLGVLNGMVRHIIDQANWSHVDLDAGSPENIRANRRGFRAHRALVDLVAARSAEAAEELWRVHLQEAEDYLLRSRSMTTVLDLLG, from the coding sequence ATGAGTGAGACCGGAAGGCGGGGCGGAGGCGGGCTGGGCGGCGTCCAGGTGCGGGTCCCCAAGATGGCCGAGCTGGTGGCCGCACGGCTGCGCCGGATGATCGTGCGCGGCGAACTCGCCGAGGGCGACGCGCTGCCGTCCGAGACGGCCCTCATGGAGGAGTTCGCCGTGTCCCGCCCCACCCTGCGCGAGGCGTTCCGGGTGCTGGAGTCCGAGTCGCTGATCACCGTGCGCCGGGGCGCCCGGGGCGGGGCGCGGGTGCAGGTCCCGGAGGGCACGGTGGCGGCCCGGTACGCGGGCGTGGTGCTGGAGTACCGGGGGACGACCCTGAAGGACGTGTACGACGCCCGTACGGTCATCGAGGCGCCGTGCGCCGGTCTGCTGGCGGAGCGGCGCACGGACGAGGACCTGCGGCGGCTGCGGGACGCCGTTGACGAGGCCGAGGGGCTCATGGACGACCCGTCGGCCTTCATCCGCGCCCACATGGAGTTCCACGCGCTCGTCGTCGAACTGGCGGGCAACGAGACCCTCGGCGTCCTCAACGGCATGGTCCGGCACATCATCGACCAGGCGAACTGGTCCCATGTCGACCTCGACGCCGGCAGCCCCGAGAACATCCGGGCCAACCGGCGGGGTTTCCGCGCCCACCGCGCGCTCGTCGACCTGGTCGCCGCGCGCAGCGCCGAGGCCGCGGAGGAACTGTGGCGGGTCCATCTCCAGGAGGCCGAGGACTATCTGCTGCGGAGCAGGTCCATGACCACCGTCCTGGACCTGCTCGGCTGA